The following DNA comes from Brevinematales bacterium.
ACCATATATACCATGCATCAACCTAAACGAAAGAAATTTTTCCGGACTCATATTACCCGATAAAAACCTATTTATAACAGCCTCCAACTCCCTTATCTCAGACTCAATATCTGCTCCTTTATGTATGTCAAAAATATCTATGTAATCCTCAACCATAAAATTCTACCTCCTCAGATTAATCATGAGAGTATTATAAAAAATATATTTTACATTTTCAAATTTTTTATCTTTTATTTTTTGTAAAATTTGATTTTTCAAAAAATCCTTTATTAAAATTTTTAAATGTTGATTTTGGGGGATATATATGAACTCTGACATAACTGAAAGACTTGACCTAAAAGGGGTAAAATGTCCTTTCAATTACGTCAAAGCAAAAATAAAACTTAGTGAAATGAAAATAGGAGACGTACTAGAACTATACATCGACGATGGAGAACCTATTAGAAACGTACCTAAAAGTTTAGAACAAGATGGTCATGAAATACTAGGGCTACAAAAGATAGATAACTTTTTCAGAGTAGTTGTGAAAAAAAGAGCTTGATATGTATTTTATCTTCGGTATAAGTCATAAAAGTGCAAGCATTGAAGTTAGGGAAAAATACTCAACAACTTCATCATTACTTGATGAATACTATAGTAGGTTAAGTTTCATTGACGAGGTAGTTATTTTAAGTACATGTAATAGATTAGAAATCTATGGATATCTCAAAGGATTAAGCACTAATAAAATTGATAACTTAAGATACAATCTATTTAGGATTTTTAACGTACCAATAAATGATATGAAAAACTTCTACTTACTCGTAGAAAACAACTGTATCCAACATCTATTTGAAGTAACAACAGGAATTGACTCAAAAATATTAGGTGAAACACAAATATATGATCAAGTCAAAAAATCTTACTATAAATCACTCAGTATGAGAAAAACTGGTTACTTCCTTAACAAACTTTTTCAAAGAGCATTATTTGTAGCTGGTAAAGTAAGAAATAAAGTATGCTTAAACGAAGGTAAAATATCTTTAGCAAGTGTTGTCAAGCAACTCATTTTAGAACATCTCAAAACCCCAAAAATTCTCATCATTGGAACTGGAGACATTGTACTCAATATCATCCCTTACATCAACCAAATATCAAAAGAAATTTACATATCCTCAACAAAACATCATGACAAAGCAACTGAAATATCGAAGAAATTTAACACTAAAGTCTTAAAATTTGAAAACATAAAAAATAGCTTAACCAACTTTGATATTGTAATAACTGCAACTAATTATCCTTTCCCCATAATAAGTGATGAAGATCTGAATAACGTTAAAAATAAACTTCTAATTATTGATTTAGCAGTACCTAGAAACGTAAAAACAAGAGCTACTAAAAATAATTTAATCATCTACAACATCGATGATATTCTACGAGACATAGATAAAAACTCTCATTCTAGAATTAACAAAATGTATTTAGCCAAAGACATAATTTGGCAGGAGGTTAACAAATTTATGTACAATCTAAAATGTGATCTAATGAAAAGAAATATAGTAATAGGTAGTAGATCAAGTACCTTGGCCAAAAGACAAGTTGAAGAATTTCTTGAGAAATTAAAACTTAAAGTTCCATCTTTGAGAGTAAACTTCACAACTAAGTATTTTAACACAAGTGGTGACATAGATAAAAATACTCCTATATACAAAATCGAAGGTACAGATTTTTTCACCGATTTTATAGAAGAAGCTTTAATCAAAGGTGAAATTGATATAGCAGTTCATAGCGCTAAGGATCTACCAGATGTACACAAAGATGAAATCATAACGATCGCTCTAACAACATCTGAGGATAAAACTGATTGCCTAGTACTCAGAGAAGATTTAAGAGGATACAATATATATACTCTTCCAAGTGGCTCTATAATAGGAGTCTCAAGTAAAAGAAGGATAGATCAAATAACTTACATCAGACCAGATCTTATAACAAAAGACATAAGAGGAAATATTGAAGAAAGGTTAGAAAAACTTGATAGAGGCAAGTATGATGGCATAATAATGGCTACAATAGCATTAAAGAGATTAAATCTTGAAAACAGAATTTCCCAAATAATATCAACCAATATTTTTGATACACATCCACTTCAAGGATCTCTTGCCATACAGATAAGAAAAGAAGATATCAAAAAGTTTTCATTCTTTATGAAAATAGATTCAAGGAAAAAAATAGCTTTTGACACAAAAAATATAGATCTTGAAAAAAAGCTCGTTGATTTTGTCAATAAGTATCTTTGGCAAAATTTCATAGCATTCTCAAGAGATTTCCTAAAAACACCAGACAAAGTTATCAAAGTCGATATTGATAATACTCAAGAACTTGATGTTGTTAAAACCAGAGACTACATACTAAATGTTATAGGTTAATCCTATGGCTATGAATACTAAAAATATATATGTAGATACTCATAATTTTTTAATTCACTCTAAAACTACTTAGGAAGTTTTAATCTGTATTAAATATGGAGTTATTCTGCAAGATTAAAAATGTGTTAATTATACTTTACATCTTCAAACAAACCTTCTCCCTGAAAACAATCTCTACACAACTAAATCCAGCCAGGTAAATCCTTTGCCCAGTAAGATATTATTATATCTGCTCCTGCTCTTTTTATCGACATCAATATCTCAAGAGCGGTTTCTTTCTCATTCAATATACCACATTGAGATGCAACTTTTACCATTGAATATTCTCCACTCACACTATACGCCGCTAAAGGAATATTGAAGGTATTTTTCACCTCTCTGATTACATCAAGATAAGCTAAAGCAGGCTTTACCATCACGATATCAACACCTTCTTGAATATCCCTCTCAACCTCAACTAAAGCTTGTTTTATGTTTCTGTAATCCATTTGATATGTTTTTCTGTCACCAAATTTTGGAGAAGAATTAGCAATATCTCTAAAAGGCCCGTAGAAGTTTGATGAGTATTTTGCGGAATATGACATTATAAGTGTATTATCAAAACCATTTTCATATAATACCTTTCTTATCTCTCTTACTTGAAAATCTGCCATGGCCGAGGGTGCAACTATGTCTGCTCCCGACTTAGCATAATTTAGGGCAACTTTAGATAGTATTTCAACAGTTTTACTATTATCTACTATTCCATTATCAACAATTCCACAATGGCCACTAGAAGTATAACTACATAAACATACATCAGAAATAACAATAACTTCAGGTACCTTGTCCTTAATTAACTTTATTGCCTTACAAACAACATTATTATCTCTAATAGCATAAGATCCTAAAGCATCTTTATTACATTCATCCACAACACCAAAAAGTATAACAGACTTTATACCAAGCTCCCATATTCTCTTAATCTCTTTAACAAGATTATCAACACTATACCTAAATATACCTGGAAAACTACTTATTTCTTGTATAATATTATTACCCTCAACCACAAAAAAAGGCATTACAAAATCATCTAAGCATATCTTAGTTTCTGCTATCAAATCTCTTATCCCGGAATTTCTTCTCAATCTTCTCATCATACATCATAAATTCTATATGATCTTGTATCATTTCACAAATTCAAATTTTTACTTTTTAAACTTGAAGTCAAAAATACAAATATCACAAGACCTATCAAAGTTTTACAATTAAACGATAATGCCACCAAGTATGCTATTATTCATAAGTAACGATTACATAAAATCTACTATATTTACTCATGCGAAGACTCAGAAAATATCTACAAGTTTTCAAAAATTATTCTTTAACAGCACCTAATGTTACACTTTCAACTAATTCTTTCCTTATGTACATAAACAATAAGACCACTGGTACTGATACTAAAACTACTGCTGCTGAGAAACCTGCTATATCATTATTATCTAGCATTGATTTTATGCCTGGTGGCAAAGTATAAAGACTGACATCTGAAAGGAATATAAATGATATAGCATACTCATTCCAACAAGTTATAAACGAAAATATAAACGATGTTGCCAAAGCTGGTCTTGCTATTGGTATAAGAATGTATGATATGAGCTGGAATAAATTAGCACCATCAACTTCTGCAGCTTCTTCCATATCATGCGGTACAGTATCAAAAAATCCCTTAAGTATCCAAATAGAGAATGGTAATGTTGTTGCTAAGTAAGCAAGAGATAATCCGTGTAGTGTACCTATAATACCTAGTATAGATGCTATAACAAGAAACGGAACTATCATCATAGCAATTGGGAACAACTGAGTTGCCAGTAGGGAAATTAAGAAAGGTTTTTTGCCTGGGAAATTATATCTAGAAATACCATATCCTGCCATAAAACCTATAAACGTACTTACAAATGCAACTCCACTTGCTACTATAGCACTATTTAAAACCCATCTCAAAAAGTTAGGATCACTTAATATGTAAGTATAATTGGATAAAGTTATATCACCTAAATGAAAGTTACCTCTCAATATTTCGGAGAAAATCTGTCTTATTACATCTTTTGAGTAAAAAGATATAAGTAAAATCCAAAAAACAGGTAAAAGTAATACCACTATAGAAACAACTAAAAGGATTTGAAGCAAAACATAATTAACTTTTCTCATAACTACCCTCCAATTAATAACTTCTCTCCGTAAGTTTTGTTACTCTAGCAAAAGCTAGTATATACATAAGCAATATAGCAAATACTAAAACTGAATACGCTGAAGCATATCCGTAAGTGAATACCCTCAAATCAGGTCTTGATACAAAGTCGTATATTCTAGTTATGAGTATATCATAAGCATCATTACCACCTGTATAAAGGAAAACTATATTAAAGTTGTTAAATGTCCATATTGAAGATAAAAGTACAGAAGGTAATAGTGTTGGTCTTATTAGCGGTAAGTATATTGAAAACAATCTTGTAAACCAATTTGCACCATCAATCAATGCTGCATCTTTAACAGAATCTGATATTCCCTGCAATCCACTCAAAGCAACTATCATTATAAACGGAAATGCATACCATGCACTAACAAAACATATTGACAAGAAATAAACTGTACTATTCGAATACACATTAAACCCTTCTAGACCTATTGTGTCAAAAAGTTGTTTAAAAACACCATATTGACCTAGCGCTTCTCTCCATAGCAAAGCACTTATGTACGTAGGTATAACCCAGGGTA
Coding sequences within:
- a CDS encoding sulfurtransferase TusA family protein; this translates as MNSDITERLDLKGVKCPFNYVKAKIKLSEMKIGDVLELYIDDGEPIRNVPKSLEQDGHEILGLQKIDNFFRVVVKKRA
- the hemB gene encoding porphobilinogen synthase produces the protein MMRRLRRNSGIRDLIAETKICLDDFVMPFFVVEGNNIIQEISSFPGIFRYSVDNLVKEIKRIWELGIKSVILFGVVDECNKDALGSYAIRDNNVVCKAIKLIKDKVPEVIVISDVCLCSYTSSGHCGIVDNGIVDNSKTVEILSKVALNYAKSGADIVAPSAMADFQVREIRKVLYENGFDNTLIMSYSAKYSSNFYGPFRDIANSSPKFGDRKTYQMDYRNIKQALVEVERDIQEGVDIVMVKPALAYLDVIREVKNTFNIPLAAYSVSGEYSMVKVASQCGILNEKETALEILMSIKRAGADIIISYWAKDLPGWI
- the hemA gene encoding glutamyl-tRNA reductase, coding for MYFIFGISHKSASIEVREKYSTTSSLLDEYYSRLSFIDEVVILSTCNRLEIYGYLKGLSTNKIDNLRYNLFRIFNVPINDMKNFYLLVENNCIQHLFEVTTGIDSKILGETQIYDQVKKSYYKSLSMRKTGYFLNKLFQRALFVAGKVRNKVCLNEGKISLASVVKQLILEHLKTPKILIIGTGDIVLNIIPYINQISKEIYISSTKHHDKATEISKKFNTKVLKFENIKNSLTNFDIVITATNYPFPIISDEDLNNVKNKLLIIDLAVPRNVKTRATKNNLIIYNIDDILRDIDKNSHSRINKMYLAKDIIWQEVNKFMYNLKCDLMKRNIVIGSRSSTLAKRQVEEFLEKLKLKVPSLRVNFTTKYFNTSGDIDKNTPIYKIEGTDFFTDFIEEALIKGEIDIAVHSAKDLPDVHKDEIITIALTTSEDKTDCLVLREDLRGYNIYTLPSGSIIGVSSKRRIDQITYIRPDLITKDIRGNIEERLEKLDRGKYDGIIMATIALKRLNLENRISQIISTNIFDTHPLQGSLAIQIRKEDIKKFSFFMKIDSRKKIAFDTKNIDLEKKLVDFVNKYLWQNFIAFSRDFLKTPDKVIKVDIDNTQELDVVKTRDYILNVIG
- a CDS encoding carbohydrate ABC transporter permease, with product MRKVNYVLLQILLVVSIVVLLLPVFWILLISFYSKDVIRQIFSEILRGNFHLGDITLSNYTYILSDPNFLRWVLNSAIVASGVAFVSTFIGFMAGYGISRYNFPGKKPFLISLLATQLFPIAMMIVPFLVIASILGIIGTLHGLSLAYLATTLPFSIWILKGFFDTVPHDMEEAAEVDGANLFQLISYILIPIARPALATSFIFSFITCWNEYAISFIFLSDVSLYTLPPGIKSMLDNNDIAGFSAAVVLVSVPVVLLFMYIRKELVESVTLGAVKE